The Plasmodium yoelii strain 17X genome assembly, chromosome: 8 genome includes a region encoding these proteins:
- a CDS encoding DNA replication licensing factor Mcm7: MGEKGLDIRTFVDDNHTKYLDAVKNYSSHIDELVKFFDTFEDPSINHINWGKLKYKGYLQKIYNHDTEILPIYLDDLREHFCKENKDADYSVYNGIMTNTHRYVELLYTAADKCLSDECYKRFIKEYGEEDETEKTKRKNLRRINNEDVSGYSTDESEKEAFNNLFRDMIKPIEEIREERMKEYKLPAYLRVNFEIILIPSSRDLIRKMRIVNADCIGSLSTFECEVIRATQLKPRIQVATYECDRCHVFAYKAVDGPFFMPLFDCPGCTNVHGIRGSLKFQAKLSKFVKYQEIKVQELASQLPEGDIPRSMNCIIHGASTTSVQPGMHVTLTGVLMPVTKSGFQALKGGLIAEKVFHIYYVQNNKENFNEHIDNYDKIMEEVQKLKSSPNLYERLAYNIGPEIYGHEDVKKALLLQLIGGCTKKKKDGGLIRGDIHILLMGDPGVAKSQLMKKVCLIASRSIYTTGKGSSSVGLTAAVLKDPNTGETTLEGGALVLADKGICCIDEFDKMDEFDRSAIYEVMEQQTVSIAKAGHCSNMPARSSVLAAANPINGRYDCKKSVMLNMNLPAALLTRFDLQFLLLDISDRDKDKRLAEHVLNILKCVDSTDDKKKKRKKKKTGLNNKDDNDDDGYEEIDKTVLRAFIQLAKRKQPTISPELIPKITQWYVSSRQLESQQERYNDTRINYTTPRALLAILRISQALARVRDSDIIETPDFEEAIRLTEQSKASVSLQTEKRRRKDSSTEIMNIIKTIKEKIMEKKKKWNGWIPIEEIERESLTKGFTKAHVFSTIDRYVELTVFTINEENTAIAFPNDIYATGDDEENDF, translated from the coding sequence ATGGGGGAAAAGGGATTGGATATTAGGACGTTTGTAGATGATAACCACACAAAATATCTGGATGCAGTTAAAAATTATAGTTCACATATTGATGAATTAGTAAAATTTTTTGATACTTTTGAAGACCCATCAATTAATCATATAAATTGGGGTAAACTAAAATATAAAGGTTATttgcaaaaaatatacaaccATGATACTGaaatattaccaatatatttAGACGATTTAAGAGAACATTTTTGCaaagaaaataaagatgCTGACTATTCAGTTTATAATGGTATTATGACAAATACCCATAGATATGTTGAACTATTATATACAGCTGCCGATAAATGTTTATCTGATGAATGCTATAAAAGATTTATTAAAGAATATGGTGAAGAAGATGAAACTGAAAAAACGAAACGTAAAAATTTAAGACgaataaataatgaagatgTTAGTGGATATTCAACAGATGAAAGTGAAAAAGAagcatttaataatttatttagaGATATGATTAAACCTATTGAAGAAATTAGGGAAGAACGAATGAAAGAATATAAATTACCTGCATATTTAAGAGTCAATTttgaaataatattaattccAAGTTCTCGAGATTTAATTAGAAAAATGAGAATAGTAAATGCTGACTGTATTGGTTCATTAAGTACATTTGAATGTGAAGTTATAAGAGCTACTCAATTAAAACCAAGAATTCAAGTTGCTACATATGAATGTGATAGATGTCATGTTTTTGCTTATAAGGCTGTAGATGGACCATTTTTTATGCCACTTTTTGATTGTCCAGGATGTACTAATGTACATGGGATTAGAGGATCATTAAAATTTCAAGCAAAATTAAGtaaatttgtaaaatatCAAGAAATAAAAGTTCAAGAGTTAGCTAGCCAACTCCCTGAAGGTGATATACCTAGAAGTATGAATTGTATAATACATGGTGCATCTACTACATCTGTTCAACCAGGTATGCATGTCACACTAACGGGGGTTCTAATGCCTGTAACAAAAAGTGGGTTCCAAGCATTAAAAGGTGGACTAATTGCAGAAAAGGTTttccatatttattatgttcaaaataataaagaaaattttaATGAACATATagataattatgataaaattatgGAAGAAgttcaaaaattaaaaagtaGTCCTAATCTTTATGAAAGATTAGCATATAATATTGGACCTGAAATATATGGTCATGAAGATGTTAAAAAggcattattattacaactAATAGGAGGatgtacaaaaaaaaaaaaagatggtGGTTTAATAAGAGGtgacatacatatattattaatggGAGATCCTGGAGTAGCAAAAAGTCaacttatgaaaaaagtTTGTTTAATAGCTTCAAGATCTATTTATACTACTGGAAAGGGTAGTAGTTCGGTTGGTTTAACTGCTGCTGTATTAAAAGATCCAAATACCGGTGAAACGACCCTAGAAGGTGGTGCATTAGTATTAGCAGATAAAGGAATATGTTGTATTGACGAATTTGATAAAATGGACGAATTTGATAGGTCAGCTATTTATGAAGTTATGGAACAACAAACAGTTTCAATAGCAAAAGCTGGACATTGCAGTAATATGCCTGCACGATCATCTGTTTTAGCAGCTGCTAACCCAATTAATGGAAGATATGATTGTAAAAAATCTGTAATGCTTAATATGAATTTACCTGCAGCCTTGCTGACAAGATTCGATTTACAATTTTTGCTTCTTGATATATCAGATCGAGATAAGGATAAAAGATTAGCAGAACatgtattaaatatattgaaatGCGTAGATTCAACTGatgataagaaaaaaaaaagaaaaaaaaaaaaaacaggtTTAAACAATAAagatgataatgatgatgatggaTATGAAGAAATTGACAAAACTGTTTTAAGAGCATTCATACAATTAGCAAAAAGAAAACAACCAACAATTTCCCCTGAACTAATACCAAAAATTACACAATGGTATGTTTCATCAAGACAATTAGAATCACAACAAGAAAGATATAATGATACCCGTATTAATTATACAACTCCTAGAGCTTTACTTGCTATTTTACGAATATCACAAGCATTGGCAAGGGTAAGAGATAGTGATATTATTGAAACTCCTGATTTCGAAGAAGCTATTCGTTTAACAGAGCAATCAAAAGCAAGTGTATCATTACAAACAGAAAAACGAAGAAGAAAAGACTCTTCAACAGAAATtatgaatattataaaaacaattaaagaaaaaattatggaaaagaaaaaaaaatggaatggTTGGATACCAATTGAAGAAATAGAAAGAGAATCATTAACAAAGGGATTTACAAAGGCACATGTTTTTAGCACTATAGATAGATATGTAGAATTGACTGTTTTTACaataaatgaagaaaacACGGCTATTGCTTTCCCAAATGATATATATGCAACTGGtgatgatgaagaaaatgatttttaa